In Luteitalea sp. TBR-22, one genomic interval encodes:
- a CDS encoding dipeptidase, whose translation MLLVDAHLDLSMNALEWNRDLRLPVEAIRAREAGLTDKPDRGRGTVSLPELRRGRIGLVVATQIARYVAPGNPLPGWHSAEQAWAQTQGQLAWYREMERAGEMRAITDLASLEAHLAAWMAPGGDVQALPIGYIRSLEGADSLVTVDYLERAVRDGLRAVGPAHYGPGRYAPGTHTSGRLEAQGPALLAAMERLGVILDVTHLSDDSLWQALDLFGGAVWASHHNARALVDDQRQLPDDQIKAIVARGAVIGASCDAWMIVPGWVRGRSTPQSTGCTFERLADHVVHICELAGSTRHVCIGSDLDGAFGTEQTPADLDTCVDLHRLCDVLAARGFSEDDLEGFRWRNVVEFLRAHWAGREWIA comes from the coding sequence ATGTTGCTCGTCGACGCGCACCTCGACCTCTCGATGAATGCGCTGGAGTGGAACCGCGACCTGCGCCTGCCGGTCGAGGCGATTCGGGCGCGGGAGGCGGGACTCACCGACAAGCCGGATCGTGGGCGCGGCACCGTGTCGCTCCCCGAACTGCGGCGGGGGCGGATCGGGCTCGTCGTGGCCACGCAGATCGCACGGTACGTGGCGCCGGGCAACCCGCTGCCGGGATGGCACTCGGCCGAGCAGGCGTGGGCCCAGACGCAGGGGCAGCTGGCGTGGTACCGCGAGATGGAGCGGGCCGGCGAGATGCGCGCCATCACCGACCTGGCCTCGCTCGAGGCGCACCTGGCCGCCTGGATGGCGCCCGGTGGCGACGTGCAGGCGCTGCCGATCGGCTACATCCGGAGCCTCGAAGGCGCCGACTCGCTGGTCACCGTCGACTACCTGGAACGGGCCGTGCGTGACGGCCTGCGGGCCGTCGGGCCTGCGCATTACGGCCCGGGCCGGTACGCGCCCGGGACCCACACGAGCGGGCGCCTCGAGGCACAGGGGCCGGCGCTGCTGGCGGCGATGGAGCGCCTCGGGGTCATCCTCGACGTCACGCACCTGAGCGACGACAGCCTGTGGCAGGCGCTCGACCTGTTCGGCGGCGCGGTCTGGGCCAGCCATCACAACGCCCGCGCGCTGGTCGACGACCAGCGCCAGCTACCCGACGACCAGATCAAGGCCATCGTCGCGCGTGGCGCCGTCATCGGTGCGTCGTGTGATGCCTGGATGATCGTGCCCGGCTGGGTACGCGGCAGATCGACGCCGCAGTCGACCGGGTGCACGTTCGAGCGACTGGCCGATCACGTGGTGCACATCTGCGAGCTGGCGGGATCGACCCGGCATGTGTGCATCGGCTCCGACCTCGATGGCGCCTTCGGCACCGAGCAGACGCCCGCCGACCTCGACACGTGCGTCGACCTGCATCGCCTGTGCGACGTGCTGGCCGCCCGGGGATTCTCCGAGGACGATCTCGAGGGGTTCCGCTGGCGCAACGTCGTCGAGTTCCTTCGCGCCCACTGGGCCGGACGGGAGTGGATCGCATGA
- a CDS encoding RidA family protein, whose product MPTADERFAALGLELPPAPKPMGVYKPALIEGTYLYVSGHGTMKPDGSMIVGKVGQDLDADAGKLAARQVGLSMIATIKATVGSLDRIERVVKVLGMVWATPEFDRHPFVINGCSELFSAIWGEEKGVGVRSAVGMGSLPGNIPVEIEALFRLKDA is encoded by the coding sequence ATGCCTACCGCTGACGAACGCTTTGCCGCCCTCGGCCTCGAACTCCCGCCCGCGCCCAAGCCGATGGGCGTCTACAAGCCGGCCTTGATCGAGGGCACGTACCTGTACGTGTCCGGACACGGCACGATGAAGCCCGACGGATCGATGATCGTCGGCAAGGTGGGCCAGGACCTCGACGCGGACGCCGGCAAACTCGCGGCGCGGCAGGTCGGCCTGTCGATGATCGCGACCATCAAGGCGACGGTCGGCTCGCTCGATCGCATCGAGCGCGTGGTCAAGGTGCTCGGCATGGTGTGGGCCACCCCGGAGTTCGACCGGCACCCGTTCGTGATCAACGGCTGCAGCGAGCTCTTCTCGGCCATCTGGGGCGAGGAGAAGGGCGTCGGCGTCCGCAGCGCGGTCGGCATGGGCTCGCTGCCCGGCAACATCCCCGTCGAGATCGAGGCGCTGTTCCGCCTGAAGGACGCGTAG
- a CDS encoding gluconate:H+ symporter: MLLAIALAGILALILLLAVARLNAFLGFLLVCLGVGLAAGLSPVQAAASIQKGLGDTLGSLAIVIGLGAMLGKIVAESGAAQRIASSLMRLSGPAYVQWALMVTGFIVGLPLFYAVGFVLVVPLIFSVAAQYRLPTIYVGLPMLAALSVTHGYLPPHPAPAALVQQFHADMGLTLLYGIVIAIPAILVAGPFYSRFIRDLDPRPHDTFVAPLKPEAELPSLAASLVSALLPVVMLASGAVLQPLVGGGGAASVARALSDPTLAMLTAVLAAGALLGLGQGRTLGQVMAWCERAVSDVAMMLLIVGGAGAFKQVLTDAGASRAIAELLLAVPAPPLVLAWAMAGLVRVCVGSATVAGLTTAGLVAPLVARGAVDANLMVLATGAGSLLLSHVNDGAFWLFKEYFNVTVAECFRTWTVMETIVSIVGLIGVLVLDIWI; encoded by the coding sequence ATGCTCCTCGCCATCGCCCTGGCAGGCATCCTCGCGCTGATCCTGCTGCTGGCCGTCGCGCGTCTCAACGCCTTTCTCGGCTTCCTGCTGGTCTGCCTGGGCGTCGGGTTGGCGGCAGGCCTGTCGCCGGTGCAGGCGGCCGCCTCCATCCAGAAGGGACTCGGCGACACGCTCGGCTCGCTGGCGATCGTCATCGGCCTCGGCGCGATGCTGGGCAAGATCGTCGCCGAGAGCGGCGCGGCGCAACGCATCGCCAGCAGCCTGATGCGCCTCAGTGGACCGGCCTACGTCCAGTGGGCACTGATGGTCACCGGCTTCATCGTCGGCCTGCCCCTGTTCTATGCGGTGGGGTTCGTGCTGGTGGTGCCCCTCATCTTCAGCGTCGCGGCGCAATACCGGCTGCCGACCATCTACGTCGGCCTGCCGATGCTCGCGGCGCTGTCGGTGACCCACGGATACCTGCCGCCCCATCCGGCCCCCGCGGCGCTCGTGCAGCAGTTCCACGCCGACATGGGCCTCACGCTGCTGTACGGCATCGTGATCGCCATTCCCGCCATCCTAGTCGCCGGGCCGTTCTACTCGCGCTTCATCCGCGACCTCGACCCGCGCCCGCACGACACGTTCGTGGCGCCGCTCAAGCCGGAAGCCGAGCTGCCGTCGCTGGCCGCCAGTCTGGTGAGCGCGCTCCTGCCGGTCGTCATGCTCGCCTCGGGCGCCGTGCTGCAACCGCTGGTCGGCGGTGGGGGAGCGGCATCGGTCGCGCGGGCGCTGTCGGACCCGACGCTGGCGATGCTGACCGCCGTCCTCGCCGCTGGCGCCCTGCTCGGGCTGGGGCAGGGGCGCACGCTGGGCCAGGTAATGGCCTGGTGCGAGCGCGCCGTGTCCGACGTGGCGATGATGCTGCTGATCGTCGGCGGGGCGGGCGCCTTCAAGCAGGTGCTCACCGACGCGGGCGCGAGCCGTGCGATCGCCGAGCTGCTGTTGGCCGTGCCGGCGCCGCCCCTGGTGCTGGCCTGGGCGATGGCCGGCCTGGTGCGCGTGTGCGTGGGCTCGGCCACGGTCGCCGGCCTGACGACGGCGGGCCTGGTGGCGCCACTGGTGGCCAGGGGCGCGGTCGATGCGAACCTGATGGTCCTGGCGACCGGCGCTGGCAGCCTCCTGCTGTCGCATGTCAACGACGGGGCGTTCTGGTTGTTCAAGGAGTACTTCAACGTCACCGTCGCCGAGTGCTTCCGCACCTGGACGGTCATGGAGACCATCGTGTCCATCGTCGGCCTGATCGGGGTGCTGGTGCTGGACATCTGGATCTAG
- a CDS encoding winged helix-turn-helix domain-containing protein has protein sequence MNGVIYRFGEVEVDVQGRDVRLAGQRVAIEPKALDVLLLLLAEAGRVVDKRRLLSEVWADVHVTDGSLARAVTQVRRALGDDIRAPRFIETVPTRGYRFIGQLSSRPAPEPPPGAVDGAAADPPRTTDRPATSAASAVGSAVGAWRRRAWLGAVATLVLVVAIATALALRRPAAPLVAGAEDMGGLLLGAAEHAAVQLTTSRGFDADPALSPDGAQVAYSSDASGALEIMVRSRVSPGLARALTSNGGDNVDPAWSADGQWVAYHSRKYGGIWIVPAGGGPARQVAAEGSSPSWSPDGRRLVYQTAGSADVLGGTGGSPSTLAIVDLADGRVHALTRPGTPQGFHGNPVWMPGHDTIVFVSVQVPAADVWEVTPGRAPVRLGPCHATCRPFAFRKGGTTWVGAVRGAKAGELWTAPVSADGHVEVSRARRTAMPRTASITDIAVSRDGSTLAFSNAERTSEAWSLELPGGAARAGLTPRVLLAERRPRYSELSFSPDGSRLAYTTSRLGDRPEPWIHDLSTGQSHPLPSPVAGFVRGWLPDGRHVVMVDPAAPFGLQSVDVTTGLAKPLATFEAWRREPDAARRLFTMRLTPDGRRFLFTTEAAGRAGLWLGALDRVGEATPLAADASFGAWSSDGTRVTVQRMRGWRSGVGIMRPGDAAMTALVEDADLAWPNDWSPDDRFIVYAAMRGGRWTLEAVEVGSRRVTTLTSPGGPTEYVRWPVWSPRGDRVVYERGYWTGNVWVASLSAATEATGHPGT, from the coding sequence ATGAACGGCGTGATTTACCGGTTCGGCGAGGTCGAGGTGGACGTCCAGGGACGCGACGTCCGCCTGGCCGGGCAGCGCGTGGCCATCGAGCCGAAGGCCCTCGACGTGCTCCTGCTGCTGCTGGCCGAGGCGGGGCGCGTGGTGGACAAGCGGCGACTGCTGAGCGAAGTGTGGGCCGACGTGCACGTCACCGACGGCTCGCTGGCGCGCGCCGTGACGCAGGTGCGGCGGGCGCTGGGCGACGACATCCGAGCGCCCCGCTTCATCGAGACGGTGCCCACCCGCGGGTACCGATTCATCGGCCAGCTGTCGAGCAGGCCGGCACCCGAACCGCCTCCGGGGGCCGTTGATGGCGCCGCCGCCGACCCGCCGAGGACGACCGACCGGCCGGCCACCAGCGCGGCGTCGGCTGTCGGCAGCGCGGTCGGCGCGTGGCGTCGACGTGCCTGGCTCGGCGCCGTGGCCACGCTGGTCCTCGTGGTGGCCATTGCCACCGCCCTGGCCCTGCGGCGGCCCGCGGCGCCGCTCGTGGCGGGCGCCGAGGACATGGGCGGACTCCTGCTCGGCGCGGCGGAACACGCGGCGGTCCAGTTGACGACCTCCAGAGGGTTCGACGCCGACCCGGCGCTGTCGCCGGACGGCGCGCAGGTGGCCTACAGCTCGGATGCGTCGGGGGCACTCGAGATCATGGTGCGCTCCCGGGTGTCGCCCGGCCTCGCGCGCGCGCTCACCAGCAACGGGGGCGACAATGTCGACCCCGCGTGGTCGGCCGACGGCCAATGGGTGGCCTATCACTCCCGGAAGTACGGTGGCATCTGGATCGTGCCGGCCGGCGGGGGGCCGGCGCGTCAGGTGGCGGCCGAGGGCTCGTCGCCGAGCTGGTCGCCCGACGGACGTCGTCTCGTCTACCAGACTGCCGGCAGCGCCGACGTGCTCGGTGGCACGGGCGGCTCACCGAGCACGCTCGCCATCGTCGACCTGGCCGACGGCCGGGTCCACGCGCTCACGCGTCCCGGCACGCCGCAAGGCTTCCATGGCAACCCCGTATGGATGCCCGGTCACGACACCATCGTGTTCGTGTCGGTGCAGGTGCCGGCCGCCGACGTCTGGGAGGTCACGCCCGGACGCGCGCCGGTGCGGCTCGGGCCGTGCCACGCGACCTGTCGTCCGTTCGCGTTCCGCAAGGGCGGAACGACCTGGGTCGGAGCGGTCCGGGGCGCCAAGGCGGGGGAGTTGTGGACGGCGCCGGTGAGTGCCGACGGTCACGTGGAGGTGTCGAGGGCCCGCCGTACCGCGATGCCGCGGACGGCCAGCATCACCGACATCGCGGTGTCGCGCGACGGCAGCACGCTGGCATTCTCCAACGCCGAGCGGACGAGCGAGGCCTGGTCGCTCGAACTGCCAGGAGGCGCCGCGCGGGCCGGCTTGACGCCGCGCGTGCTGCTGGCCGAGCGGCGGCCCCGGTACAGCGAGTTGAGCTTCTCGCCAGACGGGTCACGACTTGCCTACACGACGTCGCGTCTCGGCGACCGCCCAGAGCCGTGGATTCACGACCTGTCGACCGGGCAGTCGCATCCGCTGCCATCGCCGGTGGCCGGTTTCGTGCGTGGCTGGCTGCCCGATGGCCGCCACGTCGTGATGGTCGATCCCGCTGCGCCCTTCGGCCTGCAGTCGGTCGACGTGACGACCGGCCTGGCCAAGCCACTGGCCACTTTCGAGGCCTGGCGCCGCGAGCCCGATGCGGCCAGGCGCCTCTTCACCATGCGCCTGACGCCGGACGGCCGTCGCTTCCTGTTCACCACCGAGGCGGCGGGTCGCGCCGGTCTCTGGCTCGGTGCCCTCGACAGGGTGGGCGAGGCGACCCCGCTGGCCGCCGACGCGAGCTTCGGCGCGTGGTCCTCCGACGGCACGCGGGTCACCGTGCAGCGCATGCGTGGATGGCGCTCCGGCGTCGGGATCATGCGTCCGGGCGATGCCGCCATGACCGCGCTGGTGGAGGATGCCGATCTGGCCTGGCCGAACGATTGGTCGCCCGACGACCGATTCATCGTGTACGCCGCGATGCGGGGCGGCCGTTGGACGCTCGAGGCCGTCGAGGTCGGCAGCCGCCGGGTCACGACGTTGACGAGTCCCGGTGGACCCACCGAGTACGTGCGGTGGCCTGTGTGGTCGCCACGAGGCGACCGTGTCGTGTACGAACGCGGCTACTGGACCGGGAACGTCTGGGTGGCCTCCTTGTCTGCCGCCACCGAGGCGACCGGTCACCCCGGCACATAG
- a CDS encoding retropepsin-like aspartic protease: MTSIVLLLTMLVAPGVPEANRTPMVTVEYPLRIGSGGLPLVEVEVAAGRRAWFVLDTAATGTTLSTELAASLALPAGGTTRIGTLGGSATVATAHLTNFRLVGMPERHELEVAVHDLAAVRRAAPEAAGILGQDVLARYDYLLDLPRRRLRVGRFEPPPAGVVLPLGWSVGRPVVEVATAGDRVGLVLDSGADVLVMEATAARATIGEVPVASRGRADLDTHVGRRSVEVEHHASLHFDRLDLPAVPVVRLPREAWPMSPEVGLLPASLFSRVYVSARTATAVVWAR, from the coding sequence GTGACGTCGATCGTGCTGCTGTTGACGATGCTGGTGGCCCCCGGAGTTCCCGAAGCGAACCGAACGCCCATGGTCACGGTGGAGTATCCCCTGAGGATCGGCTCAGGCGGCTTGCCACTTGTCGAAGTCGAGGTCGCGGCCGGGCGGCGGGCCTGGTTCGTGCTCGACACGGCCGCCACCGGCACGACCCTCTCGACGGAACTGGCCGCCTCGCTCGCCCTGCCGGCCGGGGGCACGACACGGATCGGCACCCTCGGGGGCAGCGCCACGGTGGCCACGGCACATCTGACGAACTTCAGGCTCGTCGGGATGCCCGAGCGACATGAGCTGGAGGTCGCCGTCCACGATCTTGCGGCCGTCCGGCGGGCGGCGCCCGAGGCCGCCGGCATCCTCGGGCAGGACGTCCTGGCGCGGTACGACTACCTGCTCGACCTGCCGCGCCGGCGCCTGCGCGTCGGGCGCTTCGAGCCGCCGCCGGCCGGCGTCGTCCTGCCGCTGGGGTGGAGTGTCGGCCGGCCTGTCGTCGAGGTGGCGACCGCGGGCGACCGGGTCGGCCTGGTGCTGGACTCTGGCGCCGACGTGCTGGTGATGGAGGCGACGGCGGCCCGCGCCACCATCGGGGAGGTGCCCGTGGCCAGCCGGGGACGAGCCGACCTCGACACGCACGTCGGGCGCCGGTCCGTGGAGGTCGAGCACCATGCGTCGCTGCATTTCGACCGCCTGGACCTCCCGGCGGTGCCGGTGGTGCGGTTGCCGCGCGAGGCGTGGCCGATGTCGCCAGAGGTCGGGCTGCTGCCGGCGTCGCTGTTCAGCCGCGTGTACGTGTCGGCGCGGACGGCCACGGCGGTGGTGTGGGCGAGATGA
- the ahcY gene encoding adenosylhomocysteinase yields MTPAVATETLHAFAQAEQAGRPAFKVKNLAEADFGRKEIRLAEQEMPGLMAIREEYAGKKPLAGVKIMGSLHMTVQTAVLIETLDILGADVRWVSCNIFSTQDHAAAAVVVGRPETGGTVQNPKGIPVFAWKGETLDEYWWCTKEALVWPDGSGPEQIVDDGGDATLFVHKALEYGTADKVPAFNAETEPEEWGIILRTLREELGKAPEQWQAIARGIKGVSEETTTGVHRLYEMMAAGSLLFPAINVNDAVTKSKFDNLYGCRHSLTDGIMRASDVMLSGKVAVVCGYGDVGKGCAQSLRGQGARVIVTEIDPICALQAAMEGYQVTTLDEVLSTADIFITATGNKNIITADHMAKMKDKAIVGNIGHFDNEIDMAGLKKVPGIERINIKPQYDEWRFADGHSVMILAEGRLLNLGCATGHPSFVMSASFTNQVMAQIELHTNNSAYEKKVYTLPKRLDEKVARLHLDKLGVKLTVLAKEQADYIGVPVEGPYKPEHYRY; encoded by the coding sequence ATGACCCCTGCAGTCGCAACCGAGACGTTGCACGCGTTTGCCCAGGCCGAGCAGGCCGGGCGCCCGGCCTTCAAGGTCAAGAACCTCGCCGAGGCCGACTTCGGTCGCAAGGAGATCCGGCTGGCCGAGCAGGAGATGCCCGGCCTGATGGCGATCCGCGAGGAGTACGCCGGCAAGAAGCCGCTCGCGGGCGTGAAGATCATGGGCAGCCTGCACATGACCGTCCAGACGGCCGTGCTGATCGAGACGCTCGACATCCTCGGCGCCGACGTCCGCTGGGTGTCGTGCAACATCTTCTCGACGCAGGATCACGCCGCCGCGGCGGTGGTGGTCGGTCGCCCGGAGACCGGCGGCACGGTGCAGAACCCGAAGGGCATCCCGGTCTTTGCGTGGAAGGGCGAGACGCTCGACGAGTACTGGTGGTGCACGAAGGAAGCCCTCGTGTGGCCCGACGGCTCCGGCCCCGAGCAGATCGTCGACGACGGCGGCGACGCGACGCTGTTCGTGCACAAGGCGCTCGAGTACGGCACGGCCGACAAGGTGCCGGCGTTCAACGCCGAGACCGAACCCGAGGAGTGGGGCATCATCCTCCGCACGCTGCGCGAGGAACTCGGCAAGGCGCCCGAGCAGTGGCAGGCGATCGCCCGCGGCATCAAGGGCGTGAGCGAGGAGACCACGACCGGCGTGCACCGCCTGTACGAGATGATGGCCGCCGGTTCGCTGCTGTTCCCGGCCATCAACGTCAACGACGCGGTGACCAAGAGCAAGTTCGACAACCTGTACGGCTGCCGCCACTCGCTGACCGACGGCATCATGCGCGCCAGCGACGTGATGCTCTCGGGCAAGGTGGCCGTGGTGTGCGGCTACGGCGACGTCGGCAAGGGCTGCGCGCAGTCGCTGCGCGGCCAGGGCGCCCGCGTCATCGTCACCGAGATCGATCCCATCTGCGCGCTGCAGGCGGCGATGGAAGGCTACCAGGTGACGACGCTCGACGAGGTGCTGTCGACGGCCGACATCTTCATCACCGCGACCGGCAACAAGAACATCATCACCGCCGACCACATGGCGAAGATGAAGGACAAGGCGATCGTCGGCAACATCGGCCACTTCGACAACGAGATCGACATGGCCGGCCTGAAGAAGGTGCCGGGCATCGAGCGGATCAACATCAAGCCGCAGTACGACGAGTGGCGCTTCGCCGACGGCCACAGCGTGATGATCCTCGCGGAAGGACGCCTGCTGAACCTCGGCTGCGCGACCGGCCACCCGAGCTTCGTGATGTCGGCCTCGTTCACCAACCAGGTGATGGCGCAGATCGAGCTCCACACCAACAACAGCGCGTACGAGAAGAAGGTGTACACGCTGCCCAAGCGCCTCGACGAGAAGGTGGCGCGCCTGCACCTCGACAAGCTCGGGGTCAAGCTGACGGTGCTCGCCAAGGAGCAGGCCGACTACATCGGCGTGCCGGTCGAGGGGCCGTACAAGCCGGAGCACTATCGCTACTAG
- a CDS encoding metalloregulator ArsR/SmtB family transcription factor — MNHLALPVLAHLNVLGDVLRARLLLVLEGQTLSVGELCDILQLPQSTISRHLKTLTDGGWAQVRREGTSRLYSLVPEDLDEASVELWRVVKAHLATMPAVAQDRVRLARVLADRRAESAAFFSRSAGEWDALRDDLYGSTFHLEGLLAVLDPSWTVADLGCGTGRTSSVLAPFVRQVVAVDASAEMLTAARGRLKAVENVDLREGALEALPIADGSVDLALLVLVLHHLGDPAAALREARRVLVPGGRLLVIDMQPHDRDEYRGQMGHVWLGFSEAQIGRLLVGAGFTGARVVPLPPAPAVRGPALFVASASARASADQAVPVR; from the coding sequence ATGAATCACCTCGCCCTCCCGGTCCTCGCGCACCTGAACGTCCTCGGCGACGTCCTGCGTGCGCGCCTGCTCCTCGTGCTCGAGGGGCAGACGCTGTCGGTCGGCGAGCTCTGCGACATTCTGCAACTCCCCCAGTCCACCATCAGTCGGCATCTCAAGACGCTGACCGATGGCGGGTGGGCGCAGGTCCGCCGCGAAGGGACGAGCCGCCTGTACTCGCTCGTGCCCGAGGACCTCGACGAGGCGTCGGTCGAGTTGTGGCGGGTCGTCAAGGCCCACCTGGCGACGATGCCGGCGGTGGCTCAGGACCGGGTGCGGTTGGCGCGCGTGCTGGCCGACCGGCGAGCCGAGTCGGCGGCCTTCTTCTCGCGATCGGCGGGCGAGTGGGATGCCCTCCGCGACGACCTCTACGGCAGCACATTCCACCTCGAGGGCCTGCTGGCCGTCCTTGACCCGTCGTGGACCGTGGCCGACCTCGGTTGCGGCACCGGCCGGACGTCCTCCGTCCTGGCGCCCTTCGTGCGGCAGGTGGTGGCCGTCGACGCCTCGGCAGAGATGCTGACGGCGGCACGGGGCCGGCTCAAGGCGGTCGAGAACGTCGACCTTCGGGAGGGCGCGCTCGAGGCGCTGCCCATCGCCGATGGCTCGGTGGATCTCGCGCTCCTGGTGCTCGTGCTGCATCACCTGGGCGATCCGGCGGCGGCGCTGCGCGAGGCGCGTCGCGTGCTCGTCCCGGGCGGGCGGTTGCTGGTGATCGACATGCAGCCTCACGACCGCGACGAGTACCGTGGCCAGATGGGGCACGTGTGGCTCGGGTTCTCCGAGGCGCAGATTGGCCGGCTGCTCGTGGGCGCCGGCTTCACGGGAGCACGGGTGGTGCCGCTGCCTCCCGCGCCGGCCGTCCGCGGCCCGGCGCTCTTCGTTGCCTCCGCCTCCGCCAGAGCTTCGGCGGATCAGGCGGTTCCTGTCAGATAG